TCTGGTCAGAAAGCACACTGTAAAAGAGGCAGAGAGTGCCTGGTGCAGtgacacaactgtaatcccagcaacttagtctgaggcaggaagatcccaggttcaaggccagcctgggaccttagccagatcctgtctcaaaataagaagggctggggatgtagttctgtggtagaacATGCCAGGTTCAATCccaatatgcaaaaaaaaaaaaaaaaaaaaaaaaaaaaaaaaaagaaggcagataGATCCCTGTCTTCTTCTCCTGATCATTCtcccccttcttctcctcctccttccccttttcttccctctcatttttgtgatactgggaatcaaacccagggccttgtgcatgctaagaaagtactctgccactgagccacacccccaatcatttcttctcttttacttTATTACCAAAGTCAGGTtcaccattttggaaaatgttccaCATTTTTTTGAGATTAATGTACATATCATACAAGGACTCAAATGCAGTTGTAGGACAGTAAGAACTGGCACCTACTTTTATTGACTAGACTTCTAGATGCATTTGGATGTTTGTGTGATATCCAATTTCTCATTTGTTATATTTATCAGTAAGTCATTGTGAAAGTCGGCATTCCCTTTATTgagtatatattattattaaacagGATTCTgcttgtattttatatataatacttaTAAGTTTTGAGAGGCAAATATAAAATACATCTGTACTAATTTTTGTActggtatgtattttgtccttaagttttaaaagattaaacAATATTCAAACTGTAGATTTTCATTCAAATCTGGTTTAAGTTTCTGTCCTGTCACATAAATAGTAGGTTAACTATGTGGtaaaatagttcattttaaaaatctgaaaatcattTTACATGCATGGAGACTTTGGGGCAATTTCCACTTTGACTACATTCATGTTCCTGTGCCAGTAAGGAGCCTTTTGGGGAGCTGTTCAGTGCATTATTGCAGAGTCCTCTTTCATAATAACCTTTGTGTTGCATTTCCATTTTATGTTCTACCCTTTGGCCCTCTGCAGAATGACTGTTGCAGAATTTTGCTCTTGTAAGAGCTGCAGAAGGAGAAATCCTCTTTGAAACTTTGCCTTCAGAGAGATGTTTCTCTTTGCCTTTAGCAAgatgtttctttctcttacttcATGAATCAAGTTTTATTTGGCTTAGAAatcattttcctcattcttttccatttcagaGCCACTCAATACACATGCATGTTGCTTAGATATTTGTTAGAGCCTAAAGCTGGCAAAGAGAAGGTGGTAATGAAGCTCAAGAAACTGGAGTCCAGTGTGAGCACTGGCCGTAAATGTAAGTACTCTGTCTCTTGAGGGACAGTGGCTCCTGGTGTAGAATTCTTGGCCTCAGGCACTGTAATTCACAGTTTGCTTTCAAGGTTTTTAATTTCTAGTCAACCAAGTTTATTGATGACGTTGACCAGTAAGGCTACCTCATGGTAGGACCAAAAGGTTGAATTTTTGCCTGCAGACCATTCACACACACTGTCCTGTGTTCATGCTTAGTGCTATGTCAAATTCTTCTGCTTGATCCTAACAAGTGGGACATAAAATGTGGTAGCTCATCTTTTGTGCTTACAATCACAAAGCATCTTGGCAATCCCTGGCATGAGCTTCTGGCTCCTGTGAACCTTTTGCTCTATAGAACAGAAGAACAATGACCTAGGCCACCTTCTTCTCTTGAGGATTGCTAAAGGATTTGAGGGATACATTTTTCTTAGACCATTTACAAGGTAGTTTCATGTTAAAGGCAAAAAGTGAAGGAAGTATTTTACACTCATCTAACTTAATTTCATAATAAATCATCCTGGGAAATCCCATACATCATGTAACAATAGCATGCCTAGCACCTCACTGTTTGATGAGAACCAGATGTTGCCACAGCAGGCCAGCAGAAGCCTTAGAATGGGATGTAGACAATGACATATTGATCAATTGTTTTTGAACCCTACTTCATAAACGAACAGTTCTTAGCTTTGTGGGAGAAATAAGATCATGTTATAAACAATGACATAAGACTTGTTGCCAAATGTGGTGACTAGGGTAAAGAAAGATGTTTTGGAGAAGGTAGAAATTGAGGTGTGGctagagagacagaaaaagcATTGTTCAAGGCAATTTCCTCCAGCAAAGGCTCAGAATTGTTATGAGCAAATCATTATGTTGGAGGATCAGTGTCAAACTAAGAAACTGGTTTGACAGAGAAGACTTAATTTGTCAAGCAGAGCATGGGAAGGGTGGGGTGAACTTTCCTAGATTTGGCTTGAAGGCCATGATTAGAAATTCTGTTTTAGAGTCTTCAGATTGGTGGAGCTCAGAGGTCCTTCAGAGGTCATTAGACTCTCCAAAAGGGATTTGTTCAAGGTCATTCAGTCAGTTAATACAAGAGCCAGAATCAGAACCCAGAATCCATGTACTAGAACAGCTGTGACATGCCCTGTGTTTGTGTTATATTTGGTAAAATATTACCAAGCACTCTTGAGATCCTTAGTGTTCAGAGAGTAGCCACGTCTGAGCCCTACTGAGTACTTCTGTTGTATCTTTCATAATATTTAGGACCAGAACTCATTCTCCAGGTGCTCCATAAATACTTGTTGACTATTAATTGAAGTGCATGCCTTCATACAGACTTGCAGTCACAGAGGTTGATTAATTCATCCAGAGCCCACATGACAACCTTACCATCTCCACTTTGTCTTCTTTGACCAAGGGAACAAAGAGGGTGTGGACCACAGAAATGGCAAAATGATAATGGTGTTTTTTTCAAAAGGCaatctttttttctggaaagtaAATAAATTGTAAAACATTAGTCTCCAAGAGAATGTTGCACCTGGAGTTCATATGATAGTCCTTCCTTCAGAAGAAAGTGGAGGTGGAAATGTTCCAATGTAACAACCCACACTTATGATTAGCCATGCCTGGAGTGGGCAAAAGTCAATGTTAAGATACTCACTAGACTAGaggagatgaatttttaaaagtcactgtCTTTTGTGCCTTCCAGCATCATTTTAGGTGTCCTTAACATACTATAAAGTCCTCCTTTCCTTAACTAAGGCTGAACTTGAAACAATCATCAATTATTAAAATACCATGCTGGCCCCTCACCCTGACACAGGGATTCTGCAGCCCCATTACCTAGTAATGAGCAACTGTTAACTGTGTGGGTTCTTCTTACAGGGTTCCGATTAGGCAATGTGGTACATGCTATCCAGTCAACTGAGCAGAGCATCCATGCCACCGACCCAGTGTCCCGCTTATGCTTAACATTAGCCAACCTGAACCGTGTGGTTTATTTCATCTGTGACACCATACTCTGGGTGAGAAGTGTGGGTCTCGCCGTGGGCATCAACAAAGAGAAGTGGCAGACATGGGCCACCCGCCACTACTACTATTTTCTCCTACTGAGTCTGATCAGGGATCTGTATGAAATCTCCCTGCAGATGGGACAGCTTGCTCATGACAGGGCAAAGAGAGAGAAGTCATCCCAGAATTCTTTTGGGTACAGCTTGGCTGATGAAGAAACAGAATGGCTTTTATTTCGATCTCTGAAGCAGCATCCTCCCTTGCTTCTGGACACAGTGAAGAACTTCTGTGACATCCTGATCCCTTTGGACCAGATGGGGATCTATAGGTCCAACCCAGGCATCATTGGGCTTGGAGGTCTCATATCCTCTGTAGCAGGTATCATCACTGTGGCCTATCCTCAGATGAAGC
The Sciurus carolinensis chromosome 2, mSciCar1.2, whole genome shotgun sequence DNA segment above includes these coding regions:
- the Pex11a gene encoding peroxisomal membrane protein 11A encodes the protein MDAFIRFTNQTQGRDRLFRATQYTCMLLRYLLEPKAGKEKVVMKLKKLESSVSTGRKWFRLGNVVHAIQSTEQSIHATDPVSRLCLTLANLNRVVYFICDTILWVRSVGLAVGINKEKWQTWATRHYYYFLLLSLIRDLYEISLQMGQLAHDRAKREKSSQNSFGYSLADEETEWLLFRSLKQHPPLLLDTVKNFCDILIPLDQMGIYRSNPGIIGLGGLISSVAGIITVAYPQMKLKIL